A region from the Aegilops tauschii subsp. strangulata cultivar AL8/78 chromosome 5, Aet v6.0, whole genome shotgun sequence genome encodes:
- the LOC109741939 gene encoding probable xyloglucan glycosyltransferase 9: protein MAPWTGLWGARAGAGAGAYRGTPVVVKMENPNWSISEISPEDAEDEDFLVSGAGAARRRKGGRGKNAKQITWVLLLKAHRAAGCLASLASAAVTLGAAARRRVADGRTDADAGATPGSAGESPVLRSRFYAFIRAFLLLSLLLLAVELAARFHGWDLAASALALPIIGVESLYASWLRLRAAYLAPLLQFLTDACVVLFLIQSADRLIQCLGSFYITVKRIKPRLKSPALPDAEDPDAGYYPMVLVQIPMCNEKEVYQQSIAAVCNLDWPRSNFLVQVLDDSDDPTTQSLIREEVAKWQQTGARILYRHRVLRDGYKAGNLKSAMACSYVKDYEFVAIFDADFQPNPDFLKRTVPHFKDNDELGLVQARWSFVNKDENLLTRLQNINLCFHFEVEQQVNGVFLNFFGFNGTAGVWRIKALEESGGWMERTTVEDMDIAVRAHLHGWKFIFLNDVECQCELPESYEAYRKQQHRWHSGPMQLFRLCIPDIIKSKISVWKKFNLIFLFFLLRKLILPFYSFTLFCIILPMTMFVPEAELPDWVVCYIPALMSLLNILPSPKSFPFIIPYLLFENTMSVTKFNAMISGLFQLGSAYEWVVTKKSGRSSEGDLISLAAAPPRELRHHPKTGSAPSMEALMVLKEQPSPKKEGKKQQKKHNRIYKKELALSLLLLTAAARSLLTKQGIHFYFLLFQGISFLLVGLDLIGEQVE, encoded by the exons ATGGCGCCGTGGACCGGCTTATGGGGCGCtagggccggcgccggcgccggtgcCTACCGGGGCACGCCGGTGGTGGTCAAGATGGAGAACCCCAACTGGTCCATCTCCGAGATCTCCCCGGAGGACGCCGAGGACGAGGACTTCCTCgtctccggcgccggcgccgcccgccgccgcaagGGCGGCCGCGGGAAGAACGCCAAACAGATCACCTGGGTGCTGCTCCTCAAGGCGCACCGCGCCGCCGGCTGCCTCGCCTCGCTGGCCTCCGCGGCCGTCACCCTCGGCGCCGCCGCCAGGCGCCGCGTGGCCGACGGCCGCACCGATGCCGACGCCGGCGCCACGCCCGGCTCGGCGGGCGAGAGCCCCGTGCTCCGCTCCCGCTTCTACGCCTTCATTAGggccttcctcctcctctccctgcTCCTCCTCGCGGTCGAGCTCGCCGCGCGCTTCCACGGCTGGGACCTCGCCGCCTCCGCCCTGGCCCTCCCCATTATCGGCGTCGAGTCGCTCTACGCCTCCTGGCTGCGCCTCCGCGCCGCCTACCTCGCGCCGCTGCTCCAGTTCCTCACCGACGCCTGCGTCGTGCTCTTCCTCATCCAGAGCGCCGACCGCCTCATCCAGTGCCTCGGCAGCTTCTACATCACCGTGAAGCGCATCAAGCCCAGGCTCAAGTCCCCGGCGCTGCCGGACGCCGAGGACCCCGACGCCGGCTACTACCCCATGGTGCTCGTGCAGATACCAATGTGCAACGAGAAAGAG GTGTATCAGCAATCAATTGCGGCCGTCTGCAACCTCGATTGGCCGAGGTCCAACTTCTTGGTTCAGGTTTTAGATGACTCCGACGACCCGACGACGCAGTCGCTCATCAGGGAGGAGGTCGCGAAGTGGCAGCAGACCGGGGCCCGGATTCTGTACCGGCACCGCGTGCTCAGGGACGGGTACAAGGCCGGGAACCTCAAGTCGGCCATGGCCTGCAGCTACGTCAAGGATTACGAATTTGTTGCCATCTTTGACGCTGACTTCCAACCAAACCCCGACTTTTTAAAGCGCACTGTGCCACATTTCAAG GACAATGATGAATTGGGGCTGGTGCAAGCGAGATGGTCGTTTGTGAACAAGGATGAGAACTTATTGACTCGGTTGCAGAACATCAATCTTTGCTTCCACTTTGAGGTGGAGCAGCAGGTGAATGGTGTCTTCTTAAACTTCTTTGGGTTCAATGGCACGGCCGGCGTGTGGAGGATCAAGGCGCTGGAGGAGTCCGGCGGGTGGATGGAGCGGACAACAGTGGAGGATATGGACATTGCGGTTCGGGCGCATCTCCATGGCTGGAAGTTTATCTTCCTGAACGATGTCGAG TGCCAATGTGAACTGCCAGAGTCATACGAGGCTTACAGGAAGCAGCAACATCGGTGGCATTCCGGTCCAATGCAGCTATTCAGGCTTTGCATACCGGACATCATCAAGTCCAAG ATTTCGGTGTGGAAGAAATTCAACCtgatcttcctcttcttcctacTCCGGAAGCTCATACTACCCTTCTACTCCTTCACGCTCTTCTGCATCATCCTCCCGATGACCATGTTTGTGCCCGAAGCCGAGCTCCCGGACTGGGTCGTATGCTACATCCCTGCCCTTATGTCCCTGCTCAACATCCTGCCGTCCCCGAAGTCGTTCCCTTTCATCATCCCATACCTGCTCTTCGAGAACACCATGTCGGTGACCAAGTTCAACGCCATGATCTCGGGCCTGTTCCAGCTCGGCAGCGCCTACGAGTGGGTTGTGACCAAGAAGTCGGGGCGGTCGTCGGAGGGCGACCTCATCTCCCTGGCGGCGGCGCCGCCCAGGGAGCTGCGGCACCACCCGAAGACCGGGTCGGCGCCGAGCATGGAGGCGCTGATGGTGCTCAAGGAGCAGCCGAGCCCGAAGAAGGAAGGGAAGAAGCAgcagaagaagcacaaccggataTACAAGAAGGAGCTGGCGCTGTCGCTGCTCCTGCTGACGGCCGCCGCTCGCAGCCTGCTGACGAAGCAGGGTATACACTTCTACTTCCTGCTGTTCCAGGGCATCTCCTTCTTGTTAGTAGGCCTTGACCTCATAGGCGAGCAGGTCGAATGA